In a single window of the Anguilla rostrata isolate EN2019 chromosome 4, ASM1855537v3, whole genome shotgun sequence genome:
- the oma1 gene encoding metalloendopeptidase OMA1, mitochondrial: MELICIRFIRNRQLYNLRAYSQSRHWDFSTSLCPHKACSLKNRALAPACFQAGRGSPSPLCEQLWTAVPTDQQRRPVCHAYLNHPPVTKGRLFSVGVSYQKGLLHHNPAAHGVHNFHTSGPLRALPIPLIWLVLKPLQKLVAIVLGRSIRKWWVALPANRQQLLREAVWRRRWHLAAGGAALLVALSVLLFTHLDESPVTGRTRLLVFTRDNFMELANVTSEGYMEEYKDSFIPLEDPMHKVVETLVKHLAQRNQDIEEVARIPWSVHVVDSPTINAFALPNGKVFIFTGMLEAVADVHQLTFILGHEMAHALIGHSAEQASLSHVVDLLSLLFLTAIWAVCPQDSLAALGHWVQGKLVKFMFNRPFSRKLEAEADQVGLLLAAKACADVRAGPVFWQQMEISNQLTGDPTGPEWLSTHPSHRNRGNKLDRLVPEALKLRASCDCPALPGTDPRVVFSESVKLLLESVKSKGQEGAHKGPGAPAALARGGTQPAGALGALPSLTQALVSKQAEQPPHRKPQEDPKTP; the protein is encoded by the exons ATGGAACTGATCTGCATCCGTTTCATTAGAAATAGACAGCTATATAATTTAAGGGCCTACAGTCAAAGTAGGCACTGGGACTTCAGCACTTCTCTCTGTCCACACAAAGCGTGCAGCCTTAAGAACAGAGCACTAGCGCCAGCCTGCTTCCAGGCGGGCAGAGGTAGCCCGTCTCCACTATGCGAACAACTGTGGACAGCAGTCCCCACAGACCAGCAACGGAGACCAGTTTGCCATGCCTACCTGAATCACCCTCCTGTCACTAAAGGGAGGCTCTTTAGTGTGGGTGTGTCCTACCAGAAGGGACTTCTCCATCATAATCCAGCAGCTCACGGTGTGCACAACTTTCACACATCGGGACCCTTGAGAGCCCTGCCAATCCCCCTAATATGGCTGGTCCTCAAGCCATTACAGAAACTGGTGGCCATTGTTCTGGGAAG GAGCATCAGGAAGTGGTGGGTGGCTCTCCCGGCCAATCGGCAGCAGCTGCTGCGGGAGGCCGTGTGGAGGCGGAGGTGGCACCTGGCGGCAGGTGGGGCGGCCCTGCTGGTGGCCCTCTCCGTGTTGCTCTTCACCCACCTGGACGAGTCCCCTGTCACTGGGCGGACCCGCCTGCTGGTCTTCACCAGAGATAACTTCATGGAGCTGGCCAATGTGACATCAGAGGGG TATATGGAAGAGTACAAGGATTCTTTTATTCCACTGGAGGACCCCATGCACAAGGTGGTGGAGACGTTGGTCAAGCACCTGGCCCAGAGGAACCAGGACATTGAAGAGGTGGCCAGAATTCCATGGAGCGTCCATGTGGTGGACAGTCCCACCATCAACGCCTTTGCCCTACCA AACGGGAAAGTGTTTATCTTCACTGGCATGCTGGAGGCCGTGGCAGACGTCCACCAGCTGACCTTCATTTTGGGTCACGAGATGGCCCACGCCCTGATTGGCCACTCG GCGGAGCAGGCCAGCTTGTCGCACGTGGTGGacctcctttccctcctcttcctcaccgcCATCTGGGCTGTGTGTCCTCAGGACAGCCTGGCCGCACTGGGACACTGGGTACAGGGGAAGCTGGTGAAG TTCATGTTCAATCGGCCCTTCAGCAGGAAGCTGGAGGCGGAGGCCGACCAGGTCGGGCTGCTCTTGGCCGCCAAG GCCTGTGCCGACGTACGGGCTGGACCCGTCTTCTGGCAGCAAATGGAGATTTCGAATCAACTGACGGGTGACCCCACCGGGCCCGAATGGCTCTCCACGCACCCCTCCCACAGGAATCGGGGAAACAAACTGGACCGCTTGGTCCCTGAG GCTCTGAAGCTGAGGGCGAGCTGCGactgccccgccctgccgggCACCGACCCCCGCGTCGTTTTCTCCGAGAGCGTGAAGCTGCTTCTGGAGAGCGTGAAGTCGAAAGGCCAGGAGGGGGCGCACAAGGGGCCCGGGGCGCCGGCGGCGCTAGCGCGTGGGGGGACGCAGCCGGCCGGAGCGCTGGGGGCCCTGCCCTCCCTAACCCAGGCGCTGGTCAGCAAGCAGGCAGAGCAGCCTCCTCACAGGAAACCCCAGGAGGATCCGAAAACACCCTGA
- the mysm1 gene encoding histone H2A deubiquitinase MYSM1 isoform X3, with protein MEGGILQEHQYLQTAWRTNSGILPWTLDSSISAENREVIENMLLEEEYYLTGKELPKSIWTGDKQKVKTSPVKPAGAPVRWTQEEKDLFEKGLAQFGRRWTKIAKLIGSRTVLQVKSYARQYLKNKAKSDVAMPAVAADSQGSLNGVPPGAECSSDRSPRGHAAVLANAVRIERLSDDEDVDITDDLTSDAPLPGVKMEPCEQSASEEVDSEGEPSPSPPSPSTHTPQSSGSSQPSKQPYSEEPHSHADSACHVWAQCSPVLGEDCLAACQSGSPGGGSQYESEDTDGAVLSEREAELEEELEEGEEEEVLKPPEQEVYLDTGAIAEEEKQAISEFFEGRPSKTPERYLKIRNYILDQWEKSKPKYLNKTSVRPGLKNCGDVNCIGRIHTYLELIGAINFNCEQAIYNRPRVVDRSRAKEGRDTLEAFQLAQRLQSMRTRKRRVRDTWGNWCDAKDLEGQTFEHLSAEDLALRREESRKRHKPCKIPRPKGSFDPFQLIPCQAFGDQKKEPFRVLVCAEALVVMDMHAHVSMGEVIGLLGGEYSEGEKVLKICAAEPCNSVSTGLQCEMDPVSQTHASESLAGHGYSVVGWYHSHPAFDPNPSLRDIDTQAKYQSYFSRGGAPFIGMIISPYNPSNTSPLSQTTCLVVSEEEGPAGSHKLPFRFVIHRSCEEPDWAQVLRRAQWVVHKYRLSHGSVPMDRLFRRDSHLTCLEKMLASLRNFLEPLPDNVVNTFLTQIETLFLSEFTAERRGNQDEGDASSTLPPVIGSLGFSTVEPPEDEGISTLQTVGTEGGPMVGLVTEEGSPVQAVIQEAGRGSAVLPGSLQMEGESTVQPGNLVQTP; from the exons ATGGAAGGAGGCATCCTCCAGGAACATCAATATTTGCAAACAGCATGGAGGACCAATAGTGGAATTCTT CCTTGGACCCTGGACAGTTCCATCAGCGCTGAGAATAGAGAGGTCATTGAGAACATGCTTCTGGAGGAGGA GTATTATTTAACTGGTAAGGAGCTGCCCAAGAGCATTTGGACTGGCGACAAGCAGAAAGTTAAGAC GTCTCCTGTGAAGCCTGCTGGAGCACCTGTCCGATGGACACAAGAGGAAAAGGATCTTTTTGAAAAAGGATTG GCTCAGTTTGGCCGGAGGTGGACAAAGATTGCTAAGCTGATTGGCAGCCGTACTGTTCTGCAGGTGAAAAGCTATGCCAGACAGTACTTAAAAAACAAG GCGAAATCAGATGTTGCCATGCCAGCAGTGGCAGCAGACTCCCAGGGGTCCCTGAACGGGGTGCCCCCAGGTGCGGAGTGCAGCTCCGACAGGTCGCCCAGAGGTCACGCCGCTGTGCTGGCCAATGCCGTGAGGATCGAGAGGCTGTCGGACGACGAGGACGTGGACATCACAGATGACCTCACCAGCGACGCTCCTCTCCCGGGCGTCAAAATGGAGCCCTGTGAGCAGAGTGCTTCGGAGGAGGTGGACAGCGAAGGGGAGCCCAGCCCGAGTCCCCCGTCTccctccacccacaccccccagtCCAGCGGCTCCTCCCAGCCCTCAAAGCAGCCCTACAGTGAGGAGCCTCACTCCCATGCAGACAGTGCATGTCATGTGTGGGCTCAGTGCTCCCCAGTGCTGGGAGAGGACTGTCTGGCAGCCTGCCAGTCTGGCAGCCCTGGTGGAGGGTCCCAGTATGAGAGCGAGGACACCGATGGAGCAG TTCTCTcagagagggaggcggagctggaggaggagcttgaggaaggggaagaggaggaggtgctaAAGCCTCCGGAGCAGGAAGTATATCTGGACACTGGTGCCATCGCGGAAGAGGAAAAACAGGCCATCTCTGAATTCTTTGAAGGCCGCCCGTCGAAGACCCCTGAAAGATACCTAAAAATTAGGAACTACATCCTGGACCAGTG GGAGAAGAGCAAACCCAAGTACTTGAATAAAACATCGGTGCGACCAGGCCTGAAGAACTGCGGCGACGTGAACTGTATAGGGAGGATACATACATACCTGGAGCTCATCGGCGCCATCAACTTCAACTGTG AACAGGCCATCTACAACAGGCCCAGGGTGGTGGACCGCTCTCGAGCGAAGGAGGGCAGGGACACCCTGGAGGCCTTCCAGCTGGCTCAGAGGCTGCAGTCCATG cgcacGAGGAAGCGGCGGGTACGAGACACGTGGGGAAACTGGTGTGACGCCAAGGACCTGGAGGGACAGACGTTCGAG CACCTGAGTGCAGAGGACCTGGCTCTGAGAAGGGAAGAATCCAGGAAGAGGCACAAGCCCTGCAAGATTCCTAGACCAAAAGG CTCCTTTGACCCCTTTCAGCTCATCCCCTGCCAGGCTTTTGGAGACCAGAAAAAG GAACCATTCCGGGTGCTAGTCTGTGCAGAAGCACTTGTAGTGATGGACATG CATGCCCATGTGTCCATGGGAGAAGTCATCGGGCTGCTTGGGGGAGAGTACAGTGAAGGAGAAAAGGTGTTAAAG atctGTGCTGCGGAGCCCTGTAACAGTGTGAGCACGGGACTGCAGTGCGAGATGGACCCAGTCTCTCAGACCCACGCCTCGGAGTCGCTGGCCGGCCACGGCTACAGCGTGGTGGGCTGGTACCACTCCCACCCCGCCTTCGACCCCAACCCCTCCCTTCGGGACATCGACACACAGGCCAAGTACCAG AGTTACTTCTCAAGAGGCGGAGCCCCCTTCATTGGGATGATTATCAGCCCCTACAACCCCAGCAACACCTCGCCCCTCTCTCAGACCACCTGCCTGGTAGTGAGCGAGGAGGAGGGTCCCGCCGGCTCCCACA AGCTGCCTTTCCGATTCGTGATCCACCGGTCGTGCGAGGAGCCGGACTGGGCCCAGGTTCTGAGGAGAGCCCAGTGGGTGGTGCACAAGTACCGGCTGTCGCACGG GAGTGTGCCCATGGACAGGCTGTTTCGTCGAGACTCTCACCTCACCTGCTTGGAAAAA ATGCTGGCTTCACTGAGGAATTTTCTAGAACCGTTGCCGGACAATGTGGTGAACACCTTCCTGACACAGATTGAGACACTCTTCCTTTCTGAGTTCACTGCTGAGAGAAGGGGGAACCAGGATGAAGGGGATGCCTCAAGTACTCTTCCACCGGTCATCGGTTCCCTTGGGTTCTCTACTGTGGAGCCACCAGAGGACGAGGGAATCTCGACCTTGCAGACAGTCGGCACAGAGGGAGGGCCGATGGTCGGCCTAGTGACAGAGGAGGGATCCCCTGTGCAGGCAGTAattcaggaagcaggaagagGGTCTGCTGTTCTCCCGGGCAGCCTACAGATGGAGGGGGAATCCACTGTTCAGCCTGGCAACCTTGTGCAGACCCCCTAA
- the mysm1 gene encoding histone H2A deubiquitinase MYSM1 isoform X1, producing MADELDIVDIEGDETEVNMRDNMEGGILQEHQYLQTAWRTNSGILPWTLDSSISAENREVIENMLLEEEYYLTGKELPKSIWTGDKQKVKTSPVKPAGAPVRWTQEEKDLFEKGLAQFGRRWTKIAKLIGSRTVLQVKSYARQYLKNKAKSDVAMPAVAADSQGSLNGVPPGAECSSDRSPRGHAAVLANAVRIERLSDDEDVDITDDLTSDAPLPGVKMEPCEQSASEEVDSEGEPSPSPPSPSTHTPQSSGSSQPSKQPYSEEPHSHADSACHVWAQCSPVLGEDCLAACQSGSPGGGSQYESEDTDGAVLSEREAELEEELEEGEEEEVLKPPEQEVYLDTGAIAEEEKQAISEFFEGRPSKTPERYLKIRNYILDQWEKSKPKYLNKTSVRPGLKNCGDVNCIGRIHTYLELIGAINFNCEQAIYNRPRVVDRSRAKEGRDTLEAFQLAQRLQSMRTRKRRVRDTWGNWCDAKDLEGQTFEHLSAEDLALRREESRKRHKPCKIPRPKGSFDPFQLIPCQAFGDQKKEPFRVLVCAEALVVMDMHAHVSMGEVIGLLGGEYSEGEKVLKICAAEPCNSVSTGLQCEMDPVSQTHASESLAGHGYSVVGWYHSHPAFDPNPSLRDIDTQAKYQSYFSRGGAPFIGMIISPYNPSNTSPLSQTTCLVVSEEEGPAGSHKLPFRFVIHRSCEEPDWAQVLRRAQWVVHKYRLSHGSVPMDRLFRRDSHLTCLEKMLASLRNFLEPLPDNVVNTFLTQIETLFLSEFTAERRGNQDEGDASSTLPPVIGSLGFSTVEPPEDEGISTLQTVGTEGGPMVGLVTEEGSPVQAVIQEAGRGSAVLPGSLQMEGESTVQPGNLVQTP from the exons ATGGCAGATGAATTGGACATTGTGGATATAGAAGGAGATGAAACTGAAGTCAATATGAG GGACAATATGGAAGGAGGCATCCTCCAGGAACATCAATATTTGCAAACAGCATGGAGGACCAATAGTGGAATTCTT CCTTGGACCCTGGACAGTTCCATCAGCGCTGAGAATAGAGAGGTCATTGAGAACATGCTTCTGGAGGAGGA GTATTATTTAACTGGTAAGGAGCTGCCCAAGAGCATTTGGACTGGCGACAAGCAGAAAGTTAAGAC GTCTCCTGTGAAGCCTGCTGGAGCACCTGTCCGATGGACACAAGAGGAAAAGGATCTTTTTGAAAAAGGATTG GCTCAGTTTGGCCGGAGGTGGACAAAGATTGCTAAGCTGATTGGCAGCCGTACTGTTCTGCAGGTGAAAAGCTATGCCAGACAGTACTTAAAAAACAAG GCGAAATCAGATGTTGCCATGCCAGCAGTGGCAGCAGACTCCCAGGGGTCCCTGAACGGGGTGCCCCCAGGTGCGGAGTGCAGCTCCGACAGGTCGCCCAGAGGTCACGCCGCTGTGCTGGCCAATGCCGTGAGGATCGAGAGGCTGTCGGACGACGAGGACGTGGACATCACAGATGACCTCACCAGCGACGCTCCTCTCCCGGGCGTCAAAATGGAGCCCTGTGAGCAGAGTGCTTCGGAGGAGGTGGACAGCGAAGGGGAGCCCAGCCCGAGTCCCCCGTCTccctccacccacaccccccagtCCAGCGGCTCCTCCCAGCCCTCAAAGCAGCCCTACAGTGAGGAGCCTCACTCCCATGCAGACAGTGCATGTCATGTGTGGGCTCAGTGCTCCCCAGTGCTGGGAGAGGACTGTCTGGCAGCCTGCCAGTCTGGCAGCCCTGGTGGAGGGTCCCAGTATGAGAGCGAGGACACCGATGGAGCAG TTCTCTcagagagggaggcggagctggaggaggagcttgaggaaggggaagaggaggaggtgctaAAGCCTCCGGAGCAGGAAGTATATCTGGACACTGGTGCCATCGCGGAAGAGGAAAAACAGGCCATCTCTGAATTCTTTGAAGGCCGCCCGTCGAAGACCCCTGAAAGATACCTAAAAATTAGGAACTACATCCTGGACCAGTG GGAGAAGAGCAAACCCAAGTACTTGAATAAAACATCGGTGCGACCAGGCCTGAAGAACTGCGGCGACGTGAACTGTATAGGGAGGATACATACATACCTGGAGCTCATCGGCGCCATCAACTTCAACTGTG AACAGGCCATCTACAACAGGCCCAGGGTGGTGGACCGCTCTCGAGCGAAGGAGGGCAGGGACACCCTGGAGGCCTTCCAGCTGGCTCAGAGGCTGCAGTCCATG cgcacGAGGAAGCGGCGGGTACGAGACACGTGGGGAAACTGGTGTGACGCCAAGGACCTGGAGGGACAGACGTTCGAG CACCTGAGTGCAGAGGACCTGGCTCTGAGAAGGGAAGAATCCAGGAAGAGGCACAAGCCCTGCAAGATTCCTAGACCAAAAGG CTCCTTTGACCCCTTTCAGCTCATCCCCTGCCAGGCTTTTGGAGACCAGAAAAAG GAACCATTCCGGGTGCTAGTCTGTGCAGAAGCACTTGTAGTGATGGACATG CATGCCCATGTGTCCATGGGAGAAGTCATCGGGCTGCTTGGGGGAGAGTACAGTGAAGGAGAAAAGGTGTTAAAG atctGTGCTGCGGAGCCCTGTAACAGTGTGAGCACGGGACTGCAGTGCGAGATGGACCCAGTCTCTCAGACCCACGCCTCGGAGTCGCTGGCCGGCCACGGCTACAGCGTGGTGGGCTGGTACCACTCCCACCCCGCCTTCGACCCCAACCCCTCCCTTCGGGACATCGACACACAGGCCAAGTACCAG AGTTACTTCTCAAGAGGCGGAGCCCCCTTCATTGGGATGATTATCAGCCCCTACAACCCCAGCAACACCTCGCCCCTCTCTCAGACCACCTGCCTGGTAGTGAGCGAGGAGGAGGGTCCCGCCGGCTCCCACA AGCTGCCTTTCCGATTCGTGATCCACCGGTCGTGCGAGGAGCCGGACTGGGCCCAGGTTCTGAGGAGAGCCCAGTGGGTGGTGCACAAGTACCGGCTGTCGCACGG GAGTGTGCCCATGGACAGGCTGTTTCGTCGAGACTCTCACCTCACCTGCTTGGAAAAA ATGCTGGCTTCACTGAGGAATTTTCTAGAACCGTTGCCGGACAATGTGGTGAACACCTTCCTGACACAGATTGAGACACTCTTCCTTTCTGAGTTCACTGCTGAGAGAAGGGGGAACCAGGATGAAGGGGATGCCTCAAGTACTCTTCCACCGGTCATCGGTTCCCTTGGGTTCTCTACTGTGGAGCCACCAGAGGACGAGGGAATCTCGACCTTGCAGACAGTCGGCACAGAGGGAGGGCCGATGGTCGGCCTAGTGACAGAGGAGGGATCCCCTGTGCAGGCAGTAattcaggaagcaggaagagGGTCTGCTGTTCTCCCGGGCAGCCTACAGATGGAGGGGGAATCCACTGTTCAGCCTGGCAACCTTGTGCAGACCCCCTAA
- the mysm1 gene encoding histone H2A deubiquitinase MYSM1 isoform X2, with translation MSRYCHRWRKKACGLDNMEGGILQEHQYLQTAWRTNSGILPWTLDSSISAENREVIENMLLEEEYYLTGKELPKSIWTGDKQKVKTSPVKPAGAPVRWTQEEKDLFEKGLAQFGRRWTKIAKLIGSRTVLQVKSYARQYLKNKAKSDVAMPAVAADSQGSLNGVPPGAECSSDRSPRGHAAVLANAVRIERLSDDEDVDITDDLTSDAPLPGVKMEPCEQSASEEVDSEGEPSPSPPSPSTHTPQSSGSSQPSKQPYSEEPHSHADSACHVWAQCSPVLGEDCLAACQSGSPGGGSQYESEDTDGAVLSEREAELEEELEEGEEEEVLKPPEQEVYLDTGAIAEEEKQAISEFFEGRPSKTPERYLKIRNYILDQWEKSKPKYLNKTSVRPGLKNCGDVNCIGRIHTYLELIGAINFNCEQAIYNRPRVVDRSRAKEGRDTLEAFQLAQRLQSMRTRKRRVRDTWGNWCDAKDLEGQTFEHLSAEDLALRREESRKRHKPCKIPRPKGSFDPFQLIPCQAFGDQKKEPFRVLVCAEALVVMDMHAHVSMGEVIGLLGGEYSEGEKVLKICAAEPCNSVSTGLQCEMDPVSQTHASESLAGHGYSVVGWYHSHPAFDPNPSLRDIDTQAKYQSYFSRGGAPFIGMIISPYNPSNTSPLSQTTCLVVSEEEGPAGSHKLPFRFVIHRSCEEPDWAQVLRRAQWVVHKYRLSHGSVPMDRLFRRDSHLTCLEKMLASLRNFLEPLPDNVVNTFLTQIETLFLSEFTAERRGNQDEGDASSTLPPVIGSLGFSTVEPPEDEGISTLQTVGTEGGPMVGLVTEEGSPVQAVIQEAGRGSAVLPGSLQMEGESTVQPGNLVQTP, from the exons ATGTCCCGCTATTGTCATAGATGGCGCAAGAAAGCATGTGGACT GGACAATATGGAAGGAGGCATCCTCCAGGAACATCAATATTTGCAAACAGCATGGAGGACCAATAGTGGAATTCTT CCTTGGACCCTGGACAGTTCCATCAGCGCTGAGAATAGAGAGGTCATTGAGAACATGCTTCTGGAGGAGGA GTATTATTTAACTGGTAAGGAGCTGCCCAAGAGCATTTGGACTGGCGACAAGCAGAAAGTTAAGAC GTCTCCTGTGAAGCCTGCTGGAGCACCTGTCCGATGGACACAAGAGGAAAAGGATCTTTTTGAAAAAGGATTG GCTCAGTTTGGCCGGAGGTGGACAAAGATTGCTAAGCTGATTGGCAGCCGTACTGTTCTGCAGGTGAAAAGCTATGCCAGACAGTACTTAAAAAACAAG GCGAAATCAGATGTTGCCATGCCAGCAGTGGCAGCAGACTCCCAGGGGTCCCTGAACGGGGTGCCCCCAGGTGCGGAGTGCAGCTCCGACAGGTCGCCCAGAGGTCACGCCGCTGTGCTGGCCAATGCCGTGAGGATCGAGAGGCTGTCGGACGACGAGGACGTGGACATCACAGATGACCTCACCAGCGACGCTCCTCTCCCGGGCGTCAAAATGGAGCCCTGTGAGCAGAGTGCTTCGGAGGAGGTGGACAGCGAAGGGGAGCCCAGCCCGAGTCCCCCGTCTccctccacccacaccccccagtCCAGCGGCTCCTCCCAGCCCTCAAAGCAGCCCTACAGTGAGGAGCCTCACTCCCATGCAGACAGTGCATGTCATGTGTGGGCTCAGTGCTCCCCAGTGCTGGGAGAGGACTGTCTGGCAGCCTGCCAGTCTGGCAGCCCTGGTGGAGGGTCCCAGTATGAGAGCGAGGACACCGATGGAGCAG TTCTCTcagagagggaggcggagctggaggaggagcttgaggaaggggaagaggaggaggtgctaAAGCCTCCGGAGCAGGAAGTATATCTGGACACTGGTGCCATCGCGGAAGAGGAAAAACAGGCCATCTCTGAATTCTTTGAAGGCCGCCCGTCGAAGACCCCTGAAAGATACCTAAAAATTAGGAACTACATCCTGGACCAGTG GGAGAAGAGCAAACCCAAGTACTTGAATAAAACATCGGTGCGACCAGGCCTGAAGAACTGCGGCGACGTGAACTGTATAGGGAGGATACATACATACCTGGAGCTCATCGGCGCCATCAACTTCAACTGTG AACAGGCCATCTACAACAGGCCCAGGGTGGTGGACCGCTCTCGAGCGAAGGAGGGCAGGGACACCCTGGAGGCCTTCCAGCTGGCTCAGAGGCTGCAGTCCATG cgcacGAGGAAGCGGCGGGTACGAGACACGTGGGGAAACTGGTGTGACGCCAAGGACCTGGAGGGACAGACGTTCGAG CACCTGAGTGCAGAGGACCTGGCTCTGAGAAGGGAAGAATCCAGGAAGAGGCACAAGCCCTGCAAGATTCCTAGACCAAAAGG CTCCTTTGACCCCTTTCAGCTCATCCCCTGCCAGGCTTTTGGAGACCAGAAAAAG GAACCATTCCGGGTGCTAGTCTGTGCAGAAGCACTTGTAGTGATGGACATG CATGCCCATGTGTCCATGGGAGAAGTCATCGGGCTGCTTGGGGGAGAGTACAGTGAAGGAGAAAAGGTGTTAAAG atctGTGCTGCGGAGCCCTGTAACAGTGTGAGCACGGGACTGCAGTGCGAGATGGACCCAGTCTCTCAGACCCACGCCTCGGAGTCGCTGGCCGGCCACGGCTACAGCGTGGTGGGCTGGTACCACTCCCACCCCGCCTTCGACCCCAACCCCTCCCTTCGGGACATCGACACACAGGCCAAGTACCAG AGTTACTTCTCAAGAGGCGGAGCCCCCTTCATTGGGATGATTATCAGCCCCTACAACCCCAGCAACACCTCGCCCCTCTCTCAGACCACCTGCCTGGTAGTGAGCGAGGAGGAGGGTCCCGCCGGCTCCCACA AGCTGCCTTTCCGATTCGTGATCCACCGGTCGTGCGAGGAGCCGGACTGGGCCCAGGTTCTGAGGAGAGCCCAGTGGGTGGTGCACAAGTACCGGCTGTCGCACGG GAGTGTGCCCATGGACAGGCTGTTTCGTCGAGACTCTCACCTCACCTGCTTGGAAAAA ATGCTGGCTTCACTGAGGAATTTTCTAGAACCGTTGCCGGACAATGTGGTGAACACCTTCCTGACACAGATTGAGACACTCTTCCTTTCTGAGTTCACTGCTGAGAGAAGGGGGAACCAGGATGAAGGGGATGCCTCAAGTACTCTTCCACCGGTCATCGGTTCCCTTGGGTTCTCTACTGTGGAGCCACCAGAGGACGAGGGAATCTCGACCTTGCAGACAGTCGGCACAGAGGGAGGGCCGATGGTCGGCCTAGTGACAGAGGAGGGATCCCCTGTGCAGGCAGTAattcaggaagcaggaagagGGTCTGCTGTTCTCCCGGGCAGCCTACAGATGGAGGGGGAATCCACTGTTCAGCCTGGCAACCTTGTGCAGACCCCCTAA